The following coding sequences are from one Rutidosis leptorrhynchoides isolate AG116_Rl617_1_P2 chromosome 11, CSIRO_AGI_Rlap_v1, whole genome shotgun sequence window:
- the LOC139875461 gene encoding uncharacterized protein, with product MTNVSVNLPITDVLKGMPNYRLFIKDLISQRGKYHEETSFFIEEECNKILASRPRIPKKLGDPGKFVFLCNFGESEVFNALADLGARINLMPHSLYEILGLGPLKPTQIHIRLANHSFDTSIGIVEDILVSIDSLVFPVDFVIMEMREDLQVPLILGRPFLETTDTIILMPLLHFGSFRARHLDVCTI from the coding sequence ATGACAAATGTGTCGGTCAACTTGCCTATCACCGATGTGCTCAAAGGGATGCCCAATTATAGACTCTTTATCAAAGATTTAATCTCTCAAAGGGGTAAATATCATGAGGAAACATCTTTCTTTATTGAAGAGGAGTGCAATAAGATACTTGCATCAAGGCCAAGAATCCCTAAGAAGTTAGGCGATCCGGGAAAATTTGTTTTCCTATGTAATTTCGGTGAATCGGAAGTGTTCAATGCACTTGCCGACTTGGGAGCAAGAATTAACTTAATGCCCCACTCACTTTATGAAATACTTGGCCTTGGACCTCTTAAACCAACTCAAATTCATATAAGATTGGCCAACCATTCGTTTGACACCTCTATTGGAATTGTCGAGGACATCTTAGTTAGCATTGACTCCTTGGTGTTCCCGGTTGATTTTGTTATCATGGAGATGAGGGAGGACCTTCAAGTCCCCCTCATCTTAGGTAGACCATTTCTTGAAACCACCGACACCATCATCTTGATGCCACTACTACATTTTGGCTCATTTAGAGCCCGTCATTTAGACGTGTGCACTATATAA